In one Procambarus clarkii isolate CNS0578487 chromosome 29, FALCON_Pclarkii_2.0, whole genome shotgun sequence genomic region, the following are encoded:
- the LOC123764942 gene encoding large ribosomal subunit protein P2: MRHVAAYLLASLGNNQPTATNIKSILASVGVEADDKQLAVLIKKLEGKNLNQIIAEGTALISSMPSCGGGGGGGGKGTVAAAAPAAGGGAPAAQEKKEEKKEEPEEESDDDMGFGLFD, from the exons ATGCGTCACGTAGCTGCCTACCTTTTGGCCTCGCTGGGCAATAACCAGCCAACAGCAACAAACATAAAATCCATCCTTGCCAGTGTTGGTGTTGAAGCTGATGATAAACAGCTTGCAGTTCTAATTAAGAAGTTGGAAGGAAAGAATCTTAATCAAATTATTGCTGAAG GAACagcattaatttcatcaatgccttcctgtggtggtggtggcggcggcggtggtaagGGCACTGTagctgctgctgcacctgctgccgGTGGTGGAGCCCCAGCTGCTCaagaaaagaaggaagaaaagaaagAAGAACCTGAGGAAGAGTCAGATGATGATATGGGCTTTGGTCTTTTTGATTAA